In the genome of Triticum urartu cultivar G1812 chromosome 5, Tu2.1, whole genome shotgun sequence, one region contains:
- the LOC125507001 gene encoding uncharacterized protein LOC125507001, translated as MTQRLPDSFMNMLMGEDPPNNVKLRQADSGFRRLWDVELVIKEGHMYLSRGWEKFYRAYDLRLGYFLLFRYDDDATMLIVKVFNVTMCRMRYAEDYDAGHRVAGVGDIQINMFDGVERMLGGVRHVPGPRRNLISLGVLHDSGMEFCCDRDKETMKIMKDGVTAMIGERTASHLYKLQGNSIAGGAMLSRACKQPDTRTTLENATAKHMDHSKNCDHGLAEIEALLRREQELVTQLRALILPQLHNVDSGSAELAAQLFDDVIGCSTSVVSKLFTAGSGATIELIDDKSLVRKKSPSTAAAAAIDDKMDEQAKPSCIVGRKRRRNDGKRSRSLVTNVPHYDGHQWRKYGQKNINGRQHARSYYRCTYTERNCSATKTVQQQDRDGGGSIYSADAGEDQGAKYTVVYYGDHTCKAGDNISNNIIDHLPNLVDIDLRRGETERVTAEISEFDMELDVPALLEVFNNSQLNWEIVC; from the exons ATGACGCAG aggctgcctgacaGTTTTATGAACATGCTGATGGGTGAAGATCCGCCAAATAATGTGAAGCTGCGACAGGCCGACAGCGGGTTTCGCAGGCTGTGGGATGTGGAGTTGGTGATCAAGGAGGGCCACATGTACTTGTCTCGTGGGTGGGAGAAGTTCTACCGTGCCTACGACCTGCGGCTGGGGTACTTCCTTCTCTTCAGGTACGACGACGACGCCACCATGCTCATCGTGAAGGTGTTCAACGtgactatgtgtcgcatgcgctacgcTGAAGATTATGATGCCG GTCATCGTGTTGCTGGAGTAGGTGACATTCAAATCAACATGTTTGACGGAGTTGAGCGGATGCTTGGGGGAGTCAGGCATGTGCCAGGGCCAAGGAGAAATCTAATTTCGCTTGGTGTTCTTCATGATAGTGGTATGGAATTCTGCTGTGATCGGGATAAGGAAACCATGAAAATTATGAAGGATGGGGTGACTGCGATGATAGGAGAAAGAACGGCTTCACATCTTTACAAGTTGCAAGGGAACTCTATTGCAGGTGGAGCCATG CTATCAAGAGCTTGCAAGCAGCCTGACACCCGCACTACCCTAGAAAACGCAACGGCAAAACATATGGATCACAGCAAGAACTGCGACCATGGCCTGGCAGAGATCGAAGCGCTGCTGCGTCGGGAGCAGGAGCTCGTGACGCAGCTCCGAGCGCTCATCCTTCCACAACTCCACAACGTGGATAGCGGGTCGGCCGAGCTCGCCGCCCAGCTCTTCGACGACGTGATCGGCTGCAGCACCAGCGTCGTATCTAAGCTCTTCACTGCTGGAAGTGGAGCGACCATCGAGCTCATCGACGACAAGTCCTTAGTGAGGAAGAAAAGCCCTagtactgctgctgctgctgctatcgATGACAAGATGGACGAACAGGCGAAGCCTAGCTGCATCGTTGGTCGAAAGAGAAG GAGGAACGACGGCAAGCGATCAAGATCACTCGTGACCAATGTTCCGCATTATGATGGTCACCAGTGGAGAAAATATGGGCAGAAGAACATCAACGGAAGGCAACATGCTAG GAGCTACTACAGATGCACCTACACAGAACGGAACTGCTCAGCAACTAAGACAGTTCAGCAACAAGATCGAGATGGCGGCGGTTCTATTTATTCCGCAGACGCTGGTGAGGATCAGGGTGCAAAGTACACTGTCGTGTACTACGGTGATCACACATGCAAGGCCGGCGACAACATCAGTAACAACATTATCGATCATCTGCCCAATCTTGTAGATATAGATCTTCGGAGGGGTGAAACAGAGCGAGTAACGGCAGAAATTTCAGAGTTCGACATGGAATTAGATGTGCCGGCTCTGCTAGAGGTGTTCAACAATTCTCAGCTGAATTGGGAGATCGTATGCTAG